Proteins encoded by one window of Salvia splendens isolate huo1 chromosome 5, SspV2, whole genome shotgun sequence:
- the LOC121804651 gene encoding phosphatidylinositol/phosphatidylcholine transfer protein SFH13-like encodes MAERQDVYDETRERRSYYENSEDERRRSKMGSLKKKALYASNKLTHSLKKRGKRKVDFRVPSVSIEDVRDPKEESVVAELRQNLLDMDLLPVKHDDYHTLLRFLKSRDFDINKTIQMWEEMLNWRREFGADTILEDFEFKEQEQVLNYYPQGYHGVDREGRPVYIERLGKAQPSKLIRITSVERYLKYHVQEFERAIHEKFPACSIAAKRRIYSTTTILDVQGLGIKNFTSTATSLLAAMAKIDNSYYPETLHQMYIVNAGPGFKKVLWPAAQKFLDPKTVAKIHVLDPKSLSKLLEVIDPSQLPDFLGGSCSCDVEGGCLRSNKGPWNDPEIMKIVYNAEATLVRKISKTSSDWQGKDSNIQLLPMKGRCSDTSAFESGYDFDDHSSPTRQNCETSSRHTPLNEVRTSDASVYYSCDDQFRQDKDSDNEQGVEEESSNINVVGNTNFNARQCFEGTLVMYWLESIQERVVKRGFRCMTRTVMSIITKLFDLIQNAHAECLRRQTGVYPSNTLGSEQESNNQLSAGAEAVREESMVLPCVQRLQRLENLLEEIKKKPAEIPMEKDQLLQLSLERIKSVEFDLEKTKRALNSTVAKQLEISQLLENMRESKFHRRRFLCNI; translated from the exons ATGGCAG AAAGACAAGATGTGTATGATGAAACAAGGGAGAGAAGATCATATTATGAGAACTCTGAAGATGAGAGAAGGAGATCAAAGATGGGATCTTTGAAGAAGAAAGCTCTATATGCTTCAAACAAGCTCACTCATTCACTTAAGAAAAGAGGGAAAAGGAAAGTTGATTTTAGAGTGCCTTCTGTTTCTATTGAGGACGTGCGTGACCCAAAAGAGGAGAGTGTTGTCGCAGAACTGCGTCAAAACCTCCTCGACATGGATTTGCTGCCTGTTAAACATGATGACTACCATACTTTGCTGAG ATTTCTGAAATCAAGAGATTTCGACATTAACAAGACTATCCAAATGTGGGAGGAAATGCTTAATTGGAGGAGGGAGTTTGGAGCGGACACCATTTTGGAG GACTTCGAATTCAAGGAGCAGGAACAAGTGTTGAATTATTATCCACAGGGATATCATGGTGTTGATAGAGAAGGCAGGCCTGTTTACATTGAAAGGCTGGGAAAAGCTCAACCCAGTAAACTAATTCGCATTACTTCAGTGGAAAGATACTTGAAATATCATGTTCAGGAATTTGAGAGGGCTATACATGAGAAGTTCCCAGCCTGCTCTATTGCCGCTAAACGGCGGATCTACTCAACAACCACAATTTTGGATGTACAGGGCTTG GGGATTAAAAATTTCACTTCAACAGCCACTAGTCTGTTAGCAGCCATGGCAAAGATTGATAACAGTTACTATCCAGAG aCACTACATCAAATGTACATTGTCAATGCTGGACCTGGATTCAAGAAGGTTCTTTGGCCTGCTGCGCAGAAGTTTCTGGATCCCAAAACTGTAGCAAAAATCCAT GTTTTGGACCCTAAATCCTTGTCGAAACTGCTGGAAGTCATAGACCCAAG TCAATTGCCTGATTTTTTGGGTGGATCATGCTCTTGTGATGTTGAGGGAGGTTGTCTAAGATCGAACAAAGGCCCTTGGAATGATCCTGAAATAATGAAG ATTGTGTATAATGCAGAAGCAACTTTGGTAAGGAAGATCAGTAAAACAAGCAGTGATTGGCAGGGAAAGGACTCGAATATTCAATTACTGCCAATGAAG GGAAGATGCAGTGACACATCTGCGTTCGAATCAGGATATGATTTTGATGATCATTCCTCTCCAACAAGACAAAATTGCGAAACGAGTTCAAGACATACCCCGCTTAATGAA GTCAGAACATCAGATGCGAGTGTGTATTATAGTTGTGATGATCAATTTCGACAAGATAAAGACAGTGACAATGAGCAAGGTGTGGAAGAAGAGTCCTCTAATATCAATGTTGTTGGAAATACAAATTTCAACGCAAGACAATGTTTCGAAG GTACCTTGGTTATGTATTGGTTGGAATCCATCCAGGAAAGGGTCGTAAAGAGAGGTTTCCGGTGCATGACGAGAACAGTGATGTCTATAATCACCAAGCTTTTTGATCTTATTCAGAATGCACATGCTGAATGTTTGAGGAGGCAGACCGGTGTTTATCCATCTAATACATTGGGAAGTGAGCAAGAATCAAACAACCAATTATCTGCTGGTGCAGAAGCTGTTAGAGAAGAGAGTATGGTCCTTCCATGTGTACAGCGCCTCCAGAGACTGGAAAATTTATTGGAAGAAATTAAGAAGAAGCCTGCTGAGATTCCTATGGAGAAAGACCAATTGCTTCAGCTATCTCTGGAAAGGATCAAGTCTGTTGAGTTTGATCTTGAGAAAACAAAACGG GCATTGAATTCTACAGTGGCGAAGCAGCTGGAGATTTCCCAGTTACTAGAGAATATGAGGGAATCCAAATTCCAT CGACGGAGGTTTCTATGTAATATCTGA